One stretch of Pomacea canaliculata isolate SZHN2017 linkage group LG1, ASM307304v1, whole genome shotgun sequence DNA includes these proteins:
- the LOC112574394 gene encoding LOW QUALITY PROTEIN: ethanolamine-phosphate cytidylyltransferase-like (The sequence of the model RefSeq protein was modified relative to this genomic sequence to represent the inferred CDS: inserted 1 base in 1 codon): MATKRAEEGTPTEELPSGKKKKTVRVWMDGCFDMVHFGHANALRQGKQFGDELIVGVHSDEEISKHKGPPVFNEQERYKMVRAIKWVDQIVENAPYVTALETLEEYDCDFCVHGDDITTTADGQDTYHLVKAAGKYRECKRTEGISTTDLVGRMLLVTKSHHQQDKAAIDETSVGNISKGPSARSPWTGVSQFLTTTKKIIQFAEGKEPKPGDRIVYVAGAFDLFHVGHLDFLEKASEEGDFVIVGLHTDPIVNRYKGANYPIMNLHERVLSVLACRHVSEVVIGAPYEVTGDLMDHFKVDVVCHGKTXIMPCEDGSDPYAEPKKRGKFKIINSNNSLTTEMIIERIIKNRLEFEARNKKKEEKELKILEYLKGSQNKTG, encoded by the exons ATGGCGACGAAACGCGCAGAGGAGGGCACCCCGACCGAAGAGTTGCCGAgtggcaagaaaaagaaaactgttagggtgtggatggatggatg ttttgacATGGTTCATTTTGGGCATGCAAATGCATTGAGACAG GGGAAACAGTTTGGTGATGAGCTGATTGTTGGAGTTCATTCAGATG AAGAGATTTCTAAACACAAGGGACCACCAGTTTTTAATGAGCAGGAGCGTTACAAGATGGTACGAGCCATCAAATGGGTGGATCAG ATTGTGGAGAATGCTCCATACGTCACAGCACTGGAAACCCTTGAAGAATATGACTGTGACTTTTGTGTGCACGGAG atgacataacaacaacagctgaTGGTCAAGATACTTACCATTTGGTGAAAGCAGCAGGGAAGTACAG AGAGTGTAAAAGGACAGAGGGAATCTCAACAACAGACCTGGTTGGAAG GATGCTACTTGTGACCAAGTCGCATCACCAGCAGGACAAAGCTGCCATTGATGAAACATCTGTTGGCAACATCAGCAAG GGACCATCTGCCAGGAGTCCTTGGACAGGTGTGTCCCAGTTCTtgaccacaacaaagaaaatcatCCAGTTTGCAGAAGGAAAAGAGCCCAAACCTGGAGACAGAATTGTTTATGTTGCTGGGGCATTTGATCTCTTTC ATGTTGGTCATCTGGACTTTCTTGAGAAAGCATCCGAAGAAGGTGACTTTGTTATTGTGGGACTGCATACAGATCCT attgtGAACAGATACAAGGGAGCAAACTACCCTATCATGAATCTGCATGAGCGGGTTTTGAGTGTGCTTGCATGTAGA CATGTATCAGAGGTGGTGATAGGGGCACCATATGAAGTCACTGGCGACCTGATGGATCATTTCAAG GTTGATGTGGTTTGTCATGGTAAGA CCATCATGCCCTGTGAAGATGGGTCTGACCCATATGCT GAGCCAAAGAAGCGAGGCAAATTCAAAATCATTAATAGCAACAACTCTCTCACTACAGAGATGATCATTGAGCGCATTATCAAAAACAG ACTGGAATTTGAGgcaagaaacaagaagaaagaggagaaagaactCAAGATACTGGAATACTTAAAAGGCTCTCAGAACAAAACTGGCTAA
- the LOC112574402 gene encoding 5-demethoxyubiquinone hydroxylase, mitochondrial-like — protein sequence MSLVLSGRICARCLSTSVRDLKRKALLAKIIRVDHAGEFGAHRIYEGQLAVLGRTSVGPLLKEMLEEELGHKATFDKLMAENRVRPTVLLPFWNVAGFLLGASTALLGKEGAMACTVAVEDVIGDHYNSQIRQLMEDDPEAHKDLLELLKKYRDDELHHLETGLEHDAEKAPFYNILSQAIKTGCKGAIWLSEKI from the exons ATGTCTCTAGTTTTGTCAGGTAGGATATGTGCAAGGTGTCTTTCAACCTCCGTGCGGGACTTAAAACGAAAGGCATTGCTCGCAAAGATTATAAGAGTAGACCATGCAGGAGAATTTGGTGCACACAGAATCTACGAGGGTCAGCTGGCAGTTCTTGGAAGAACTTCTGTGGGACCACTTCTGAAG GAGATGCTAGAAGAAGAGCTTGGTCACAAAGCCACATTTGACAAACTTATGGCAGAAAACAGAGTAAGGCCTACAGTGTTGCTGCCTTTTTGGAATGTTGCTGGTTTcttattag GGGCAAGCACAGCACTACTGGGTAAGGAAGGGGCAATGGCATGTACAGTGGCAGTCGAAGATGTTATAGGCGACCATTACAACAG TCAGATACGACAGCTGATGGAGGATGATCCAGAAGCACATAAGGACCTTCTAGAG ctaCTGAAAAAATATCGTGATGATGAACTGCACCATTTAGAAACAGGTCTGGAGCATGATGCAGAGAAG GCTCCATTTTACAACATATTAAGCCAAGCTATCAAAACTGGTTGCAAGGGTGCGATCTGGTTATCCGAAAAAATATAA